Proteins from a single region of Punica granatum isolate Tunisia-2019 chromosome 8, ASM765513v2, whole genome shotgun sequence:
- the LOC116189645 gene encoding putative wall-associated receptor kinase-like 16 isoform X1, with translation MVFPIPKRDFRQVLFPAVILTVVSLVTAASSNCQTTCGNVTIPYPFGTARGCYLNRYFYVRCNDSAPGGPTLQLWGAPSVKVLSISLSGELRVNTYIGRDCYTQSGARRRPVKAYAILPAFPFSTTKNKFTAVGCDTFAMTNGDDFSSGCLSRCSANSSITEGTCNGIGCCQTAVPKMLLNYNASVSSFRNHTQVWSFNPCSYAFIIETDSFNFTREDLSSMRNWTRVPSVLDWSIWNQTCRESQKDPSTFACKANSECFDHEDIRGYRCNCSAGYQGNPYISDGCQDIDECANPEDNQCEKVCHNTPGNYTCSCPSGYHGDGRRDGEGCIVDQSHVIKIVVGVGVGFIVLLFMSGFLYFGSRRRKLMRLKEKYFQQNGGLLLQQQLHQREGHTSTMRIFTTEELQKATDNYAENRIVGQGGYGTVYKGILPNDIIIAIKKSKVLDQNQIEQFINEVIVLSQINHRNVVKLLGCCLETEVPLLVYEFVGNRTLFEHIHGQTEDPKLSWETRLRIAVETAGVLSYLHSAASVPIIHRDIKSTNILLDENCIAKVSDFGASRLVPLDHTQLYTMVQGTLGYLDPEYLHTNTLTEKSDVYSFGVVLVELLTGKKALSFDRPEEERSLAMHFLHALKEDRLFQIVEDCLLSENNTEQLRGVAGLTKKCLRVKGDERPSMTEVAMELEGLRVMGSHPWVSIELDMEEETVHLLGKERPESLMSYTESMDMSSVCDSNSMRNQQISPVNNGR, from the exons ATGGTATTTCCGATTCCAAAAAGAGATTTCCGGCAAGTTCTCTTTCCGGCTGTCATATTAACGGTCGTGAGTTTGGTAACCGCTGCCTCATCCAACTGCCAGACAACCTGCGGCAACGTAACTATCCCGTACCCATTCGGCACGGCCCGGGGATGCTACCTGAACCGGTACTTCTACGTCCGCTGCAACGACTCTGCCCCGGGCGGCCCCACGCTGCAACTCTGGGGCGCGCCGTCCGTCAAGGTCCTCTCCATCTCCCTATCTGGGGAACTCCGTGTGAATACGTATATCGGCAGGGACTGCTACACCCAGTCAGGCGCCCGGCGGCGCCCTGTCAAGGCCTACGCAATCCTCCCCGCGTTCCCCTTTTCCACCACCAAGAACAAGTTCACCGCTGTCGGCTGTGACACCTTTGCCATGACAAACGGAGATGA TTTCTCAAGCGGATGCTTGTCCCGCTGCAGCGCGAACAGTAGCATCACCGAGGGGACGTGCAATGGGATCGGCTGCTGTCAGACAGCTGTCCCAAAGATGCTGTTAAACTACAACGCGAGCGTGTCTAGCTTCCGGAACCACACGCAGGTCTGGAGCTTCAATCCCTGCAGTTACGCATTCATAATAGAAACAGATTCGTTTAACTTTACGAGGGAGGATCTCAGCAGTATGAGGAACTGGACTCGTGTTCCTTCTGTGCTGGATTGGTCCATCTGGAATCAGACTTGCCGAGAGTCTCAGAAGGATCCGTCTACTTTCGCTTGCAAGGCAAACAGTGAGTGTTTCGATCATGAAGATATTCGTGGGTACCGTTGCAACTGCTCTGCAGGTTACCAGGGGAATCCTTACATTTCTGATGGCTGTCAAG ATATCGATGAATGCGCAAATCCTGAGGATAACCAGTGTGAAAAGGTTTGCCACAACACGCCCGGCAATTACACATGCTCCTGCCCGAGCGGTTACCATGGGGACGGCAGAAGAGATGGAGAAGGATGCATTGTTGACCAGTCCCATGTCATCAAGATTGTGGTTG GTGTTGGTGTAGGATTCATAGTTCTACTCTTCATGAGCGGGTTTCTTTACTTCGGAAGCAGGAGAAGGAAGCTGATGAGGTTGAAAGAGAAGTATTTCCAGCAAAATGGCGGATTATTGCTGCAGCAGCAGCTCCATCAACGTGAAGGGCACACAAGTACCATGAGAATTTTCACCACTGAAGAGTTACAGAAAGCCACTGACAACTATGCCGAGAATCGAATTGTAGGTCAGGGAGGATATGGGACGGTCTACAAGGGGATATTACCGAACGACATAATCATTGCCATTAAGAAGTCCAAAGTGTTGGACCAGAACCAGATCGAGCAATTCATCAATGAGGTGATTGTTCTCTCACAGATTAATCACAGGAACGTTGTGAAGCTGTTAGGCTGCTGCCTGGAGACCGAAGTGCCACTACTAGTCTACGAATTTGTAGGCAACAGGACACTTTTCGAGCACATTCATGGTCAGACCGAGGACCCGAAGCTGTCCTGGGAAACCCGTTTAAGAATCGCCGTGGAGACTGCAGGGGTGCTATCGTACCTCCACTCAGCGGCTTCTGTCCCAATAATCCATCGGGATATTAAATCCACTAACATACTCCTCGATGAAAACTGCATTGCTAAAGTGTCCGATTTCGGGGCCTCGAGGTTGGTCCCGCTGGACCATACACAACTGTACACGatggtccaggggaccctCGGGTACTTGGACCCTGAGTACCTCCACACGAACACACTGACAGAGAAGAGCGATGTCTACAGCTTTGGAGTAGTTCTGGTTGAGCTTCTGACAGGGAAAAAGGCGCTCTCCTTTGACCGGCCTGAGGAAGAGCGGAGCCTAGCAATGCACTTCCTTCATGCATTGAAGGAGGATCGGTTGTTTCAGATAGTCGAGGATTGTCTTTTGAGTGAGAATAACACAGAACAGCTGAGGGGAGTCGCAGGACTCACAAAGAAGTGCCTGAGGGTAAAAGGAGATGAGAGACCGAGCATGACTGAGGTGGCAATGGAGCTGGAGGGATTGAGGGTAATGGGGAGTCATCCGTGGGTGAGCATCGAGTTGGACATGGAAGAGGAGACCGTGCATCTGCTTGGAAAAGAGAGACCGGAGTCCTTGATGAGTTATACTGAGAGCATGGATATGAGCTCAGTGTGTGATAGTAACAGTATGAGGAATCAGCAGATATCCCCTGTGAATAATGGgagatag
- the LOC116189645 gene encoding putative wall-associated receptor kinase-like 16 isoform X2 — protein MVFPIPKRDFRQVLFPAVILTVVSLVTAASSNCQTTCGNVTIPYPFGTARGCYLNRYFYVRCNDSAPGGPTLQLWGAPSVKVLSISLSGELRVNTYIGRDCYTQSGARRRPVKAYAILPAFPFSTTKNKFTAVGCDTFAMTNGDDANSSITEGTCNGIGCCQTAVPKMLLNYNASVSSFRNHTQVWSFNPCSYAFIIETDSFNFTREDLSSMRNWTRVPSVLDWSIWNQTCRESQKDPSTFACKANSECFDHEDIRGYRCNCSAGYQGNPYISDGCQDIDECANPEDNQCEKVCHNTPGNYTCSCPSGYHGDGRRDGEGCIVDQSHVIKIVVGVGVGFIVLLFMSGFLYFGSRRRKLMRLKEKYFQQNGGLLLQQQLHQREGHTSTMRIFTTEELQKATDNYAENRIVGQGGYGTVYKGILPNDIIIAIKKSKVLDQNQIEQFINEVIVLSQINHRNVVKLLGCCLETEVPLLVYEFVGNRTLFEHIHGQTEDPKLSWETRLRIAVETAGVLSYLHSAASVPIIHRDIKSTNILLDENCIAKVSDFGASRLVPLDHTQLYTMVQGTLGYLDPEYLHTNTLTEKSDVYSFGVVLVELLTGKKALSFDRPEEERSLAMHFLHALKEDRLFQIVEDCLLSENNTEQLRGVAGLTKKCLRVKGDERPSMTEVAMELEGLRVMGSHPWVSIELDMEEETVHLLGKERPESLMSYTESMDMSSVCDSNSMRNQQISPVNNGR, from the exons ATGGTATTTCCGATTCCAAAAAGAGATTTCCGGCAAGTTCTCTTTCCGGCTGTCATATTAACGGTCGTGAGTTTGGTAACCGCTGCCTCATCCAACTGCCAGACAACCTGCGGCAACGTAACTATCCCGTACCCATTCGGCACGGCCCGGGGATGCTACCTGAACCGGTACTTCTACGTCCGCTGCAACGACTCTGCCCCGGGCGGCCCCACGCTGCAACTCTGGGGCGCGCCGTCCGTCAAGGTCCTCTCCATCTCCCTATCTGGGGAACTCCGTGTGAATACGTATATCGGCAGGGACTGCTACACCCAGTCAGGCGCCCGGCGGCGCCCTGTCAAGGCCTACGCAATCCTCCCCGCGTTCCCCTTTTCCACCACCAAGAACAAGTTCACCGCTGTCGGCTGTGACACCTTTGCCATGACAAACGGAGATGA CGCGAACAGTAGCATCACCGAGGGGACGTGCAATGGGATCGGCTGCTGTCAGACAGCTGTCCCAAAGATGCTGTTAAACTACAACGCGAGCGTGTCTAGCTTCCGGAACCACACGCAGGTCTGGAGCTTCAATCCCTGCAGTTACGCATTCATAATAGAAACAGATTCGTTTAACTTTACGAGGGAGGATCTCAGCAGTATGAGGAACTGGACTCGTGTTCCTTCTGTGCTGGATTGGTCCATCTGGAATCAGACTTGCCGAGAGTCTCAGAAGGATCCGTCTACTTTCGCTTGCAAGGCAAACAGTGAGTGTTTCGATCATGAAGATATTCGTGGGTACCGTTGCAACTGCTCTGCAGGTTACCAGGGGAATCCTTACATTTCTGATGGCTGTCAAG ATATCGATGAATGCGCAAATCCTGAGGATAACCAGTGTGAAAAGGTTTGCCACAACACGCCCGGCAATTACACATGCTCCTGCCCGAGCGGTTACCATGGGGACGGCAGAAGAGATGGAGAAGGATGCATTGTTGACCAGTCCCATGTCATCAAGATTGTGGTTG GTGTTGGTGTAGGATTCATAGTTCTACTCTTCATGAGCGGGTTTCTTTACTTCGGAAGCAGGAGAAGGAAGCTGATGAGGTTGAAAGAGAAGTATTTCCAGCAAAATGGCGGATTATTGCTGCAGCAGCAGCTCCATCAACGTGAAGGGCACACAAGTACCATGAGAATTTTCACCACTGAAGAGTTACAGAAAGCCACTGACAACTATGCCGAGAATCGAATTGTAGGTCAGGGAGGATATGGGACGGTCTACAAGGGGATATTACCGAACGACATAATCATTGCCATTAAGAAGTCCAAAGTGTTGGACCAGAACCAGATCGAGCAATTCATCAATGAGGTGATTGTTCTCTCACAGATTAATCACAGGAACGTTGTGAAGCTGTTAGGCTGCTGCCTGGAGACCGAAGTGCCACTACTAGTCTACGAATTTGTAGGCAACAGGACACTTTTCGAGCACATTCATGGTCAGACCGAGGACCCGAAGCTGTCCTGGGAAACCCGTTTAAGAATCGCCGTGGAGACTGCAGGGGTGCTATCGTACCTCCACTCAGCGGCTTCTGTCCCAATAATCCATCGGGATATTAAATCCACTAACATACTCCTCGATGAAAACTGCATTGCTAAAGTGTCCGATTTCGGGGCCTCGAGGTTGGTCCCGCTGGACCATACACAACTGTACACGatggtccaggggaccctCGGGTACTTGGACCCTGAGTACCTCCACACGAACACACTGACAGAGAAGAGCGATGTCTACAGCTTTGGAGTAGTTCTGGTTGAGCTTCTGACAGGGAAAAAGGCGCTCTCCTTTGACCGGCCTGAGGAAGAGCGGAGCCTAGCAATGCACTTCCTTCATGCATTGAAGGAGGATCGGTTGTTTCAGATAGTCGAGGATTGTCTTTTGAGTGAGAATAACACAGAACAGCTGAGGGGAGTCGCAGGACTCACAAAGAAGTGCCTGAGGGTAAAAGGAGATGAGAGACCGAGCATGACTGAGGTGGCAATGGAGCTGGAGGGATTGAGGGTAATGGGGAGTCATCCGTGGGTGAGCATCGAGTTGGACATGGAAGAGGAGACCGTGCATCTGCTTGGAAAAGAGAGACCGGAGTCCTTGATGAGTTATACTGAGAGCATGGATATGAGCTCAGTGTGTGATAGTAACAGTATGAGGAATCAGCAGATATCCCCTGTGAATAATGGgagatag